GCTCCGGTTGGTGCTCCGATCGATCTACTGGCCCAAACCCCCCCCCTGCCCAGTCCTGAAATTAACCGTGGCCTACCCAGCCTACGCTCCTTTGACCTCTCCGATCCCAGTTTTAGCCTCAATGGGCCGTCCAGTTCTTCCCTCCAGGGCCAACTGCCGGACACCTATCTGCTGGGGGCGGGCGATCGGGTTTATATCGATATTTTTGATGTGCCGGAATATAGCAAGGAATATACCGTCCTCAGCGATGGCAGCATTGTTTTACCCCAGGGAGGGGGAGTGGCGGTGGCGGGGCTGACCCTGAAGCAGGCGGAACAAACCATCGCCCAGCAGTTACGGTTGATTGTGCGCCGTCCCCTGGTGACCTTAAGTCTGACGGAAGCCCGTCCCCTCCAACTCACCGTCGCTGGGGAAGTGAAACGTCCGGGGGTATACACCTCAGAGAACCCTGTGGTCAGCCTCACCCAAATCCTAGAAGGAGCGGGGGGGGTGACAGCGGGGGCGGATATTCGCCAAGTGTCCATTCAGCGCCGTTTGCCCAAGGGCCAAGGGGGAACCCAGACCCTCCAGGCCGATCTGTGGCAGCTTTTGAATGCGGGTGACACCAGCCAAAACCTGATGCTCCAGGATGGGGATGTGGTGATGATCCCAGCGACGGAAACCGTGGATTTACAGGCAGCGCGGCGACTAGCCAGTGCCACCTTCGCCAGCCAGTCCGACGAACCCATTGCCATTGCTGTGTTGGGGCAAGTTCAGCGCCCTGGTTCCCATCTGCTGGACGGGGAGATCCAGACGGTGTCAGCGGCCATTGACCAGGCCGGGGGCATCACCCAATCCGCCAATGTGCGCCAAATTGAAGTGCGACGCACCACTAACCAAGGGCAAACCCAAATCATCCCCATTGACTTTTGGAAGTTACTCCAGGAAGGGGATCTCGCCCAGGACTTACCGTTGCAGACCGGGGATGCCGTGGTGGTGCCCCAAGGGGCTATGGGCGGGTCAGATTACAGCACCCTAGCTATTTCCACCGTTGCCCCCGATAAGATTCCCGTTAATTTAGTCGGGGAGGTCAAAGCCCCCGGCACCCTGCAAGTTCCCCCCAATACCCCTCTGATCCAGACGATTCTGGCGGCAGGGGGCTTTAGTGACAGTGCCAGCAAGGGATCGGTGCAACTGGTTCGTTTGAATCCCGATGGTACAGTCACCCAACGCACCATTGCCGTGGATCTATCGCGGGGGCTGGATGGGGAGGATAACCCCTTGGTGCAGCCCAATGACACGATTATTGTGTCGCGATCGGGCCTAGGCAACTTTCAGAATGCCCTGCGGGGAATTTTGTCCCCCATTACGGGGGTGTTCAGTATCTTCCGCCTTCTGGGGCTATAGGTGGATAGTCGGGCTAGTTTCCCGCCCTAGGTTGATACTACAACTCCCGAACGGTGGGTTGCCCTTCGATGACTTCACCCACCAGAATGACATCGGCAACGTTGACGAATAGGCCATTTTCCAGCACACCGGGCAGATTATTGAGAGTTTTCTCTAGTTCTCCTGGGTTTTCGATGCGATCGAACTTCACATCCACCACCAGATTGCCCTGATCCGTCACCACGGGACCCGCTTTTTTGACCCCCATGCGCAGCTCCGGTTTACCCCCCAAGGCTTCAATGGCCTTCATCACAGGTGTCACCGCCATGGGTAGCACCTCCACGGGCAACAGGAAGGTGGAACCCAGGCTATCCACGAGCTTGCCACTATCCACCACCACAATGAATTGAGCCGCCAGGGAATCCACGATTTTTTCCTGGGTATGGGCCGCACCGCCCCCTTTAATCAGGTTTTTCTGGGGATCCACTTCATCGGCCCCATCAATGGCGATATCGATGTGATCGACTTCATCGAGGGTGGTGAGGGGAATGCCATATTTTTTGGCCAAAACCCTGGCTTGGAAAGAGGTGGGGATGCCTTTAATGTTTTGTAATTCCCCCGACTTTAGCCGTGCGCCAATAAATTGGATGGCATAGGCCGTGGTGGAACCGGTGCCCAAGCCCACAATGGTATTGGACTGGACGCGCTGGGCAGCGGCGCGACCGACTTCCTGTTTCATAATCGTGATGGCATCGGTGTCGCTCATGGCGGTTTTGCTCCCAATAGATAGACGATCGCAGCGGAATCCCCCCGAATCAGAACCGATTCAAGGAACCGTCCCCTAGTATACCGGCTCAGGTATACCGGCTCAGGTATACCGGCTCAGGGGGGTGCGGACTGGAGGACTCTTCCCTGCTCTGAACTGGGATCGGGGAGCCGGGACTACTCCCTGGGGTTCTACGGGCGATCGGGGCACTGTCCGCCCAATCTAGTCTGATCTGTGGCATTCGCTGATCTGTGGCATTCGCTGATCGGGGGGAGTGTCCCTGGGTTTGGGCTAATGGGTCTTTTATAGCCCACATTCAGCAGGTTTCTAAGATAAACAGAAAATTAAGGGAACCCAGAGCCAGAGGGGGATAGAGCAAGATCAAGGGGATAGAGCTGTTCCTCCCTTGAGAGAGCAGGATGCTCAACTCAAGCAATAGTATTTTTGACANNNNNNNNNNNNNNNNNNNNNNNNNNNNNNNNNNNNNNNNNNNNNNNNNNNNNNNNNNNNNNNNNNNNNNNNNNNNNNNNNNNNNNNNNNNNNNNNNNNNCCCCTTTCTCTCCTTTTTCCCCCTCTTCCTCTTCTGCTTCTTGCAAAACTCCGTCCTTGTATTCCCCTTCTACGGATAAGCTGGTGGTGTCGGCATGGCCGCTTGTGATTTCAACCCCAAACACTTTTACGGCTACCATCACGATTTGGACAAATAATTGGCTCACTCCATACTTAAAGATTTCATCTAAGGTTCTCCCTAAACGACTCTCATTGAGGTGTTCTGCTTTAATTCCTTCTCCGAGTAAGTGTTCAACGGCTTTCCCCTCGAAAAATTGAGAGAATAGATAAAATGGGCTGGTCAGAAAGCCCATGCAATTTAAGACCATTGCTTTGACGGCAATGCCAACACTAATCTTTTCGAGGGAATGGGGAGGAATTAGCTGGTCGATTAAGCCAACCAAATCCATTTCGTCCATGATTCCTGCTATTATTCCTAAATGGTCAATGTCTTTGACATCGATCTCTTGTTCTTTTAAGTTCATCTCTTAACCCCTTTTGTTTGTGAAATTCTTAAACATTTTATCCCTTTGAACAACCTGCTGAATGTGGGTTATAGGGCTTTTATAGGGCTTTTATAGGGCTTTTATAGTTCTTATGTTCTAGTGTGCCAACAAAAAAAAGGAGAGCCACGTTTAGGTGACCCCCCCGATCATCAGGGTGCATCTACATTTCTTACTATAGCAGACCGGTATGGGGGGTGTCACCCCCCAGGACAAAAATTTTTTTTGGGTGGTTCTTGGGGTTACGCCCTTAAGACACCAGACCCCAGCGATCGCGGGGCCAGAACCGGATCCAGGCCCGACCGATGATATTTTTCTGGGGTAAAAAGCCCCACACATGGGAATCATTGCTGTCATTGCGATTATCCCCAAACACCAACACCGCCTGCCCCGGCACCACATAGGGACCCCAATCGTAGCGAGGTGGGTCCAGAATGTAGGGTTCCGCCTGGGGTTGGTCATTGACAAATACTTGGCCATCGTGAACCGCCACCACATCCCCCGGCGTGGCAATGACCCGCTTGATAAATGCTTGATCTTTGCTATAACCCTGGCGCTGCAACTGGGACGGGGGCTGAAAGACGACAATATCCCCTGGTTTTGGGTCATGGAAGTGGTACGAGACCTTTTCCACCACCAGACGATCGTCAATGGCCAGGGTGGGCACCATGGAGGCCGAGGGAATATAGCGCGGCTCCGCCACAAAGAGACGGATCACCAAGGCCAGTGCCAAAGCGACCCCTAACATGACAAGATTCTCTTGTTGGGCTTGCCAGAAGGAAGAACTCGCCACCGTGGGTTTTGAGTTCTGCGGCTCCACTGCTTCAGCCTGGGGTCGATCGCCTTGGCAGGGATCCCCAGGAGAAGACGGTTGGGGGGAGATCTGGGGATCGTCCTGGGGGGTATGCTCCAAAGGTTCCAACGCTAATGCTCCTGTTCCCATATGCCGCTAGACTTCCGAAACTGTAACACGCTTTGGGCTTCTGTCCTGGTGCAAACCCTACAGCACCTAGGGTTGACCACCGTGGTCCTTTGTCCGGGTTCGCGATCGGCCCCGTTGACCCTAGCCTTTAGCCAGCACCCCGCCCTAGACTGCCTGCCCCTGGTGGATGAGCGATCGGCGGGGTTTTTTGCCTTGGGACGGGCGCGGCGATCGGGGCAACCCGTTGTTTTAGTGTGTACCTCTGGCACCGCCGGAGCCAACTTTTATCCCGCTGTCATTGAAGCGCGGGAAAGTGGGGTGCCCCTGTTGGTGCTGACCGCCGATCGCCCGCCGGAATTGCGCCATTGCCACGCTGGCCAAGCCATTGATCAGGTGCGGCTGTTTGGCACTTATCCCACCTGGGACACCAGCCTTGCCCTGCCCAGCGCTGATCTCCCCCAGTTGCAATATTTGCGGCAAACCTTAGCCTTGGCCTGGGAACGCACCCAGTTTCCCCAAGGGGGTCCGGTGCACCTCAACTGTCCCTTTCGGGAT
Above is a window of Prochlorothrix hollandica PCC 9006 = CALU 1027 DNA encoding:
- the rpiA gene encoding ribose-5-phosphate isomerase RpiA → MSDTDAITIMKQEVGRAAAQRVQSNTIVGLGTGSTTAYAIQFIGARLKSGELQNIKGIPTSFQARVLAKKYGIPLTTLDEVDHIDIAIDGADEVDPQKNLIKGGGAAHTQEKIVDSLAAQFIVVVDSGKLVDSLGSTFLLPVEVLPMAVTPVMKAIEALGGKPELRMGVKKAGPVVTDQGNLVVDVKFDRIENPGELEKTLNNLPGVLENGLFVNVADVILVGEVIEGQPTVREL
- a CDS encoding SLBB domain-containing protein, whose translation is MKSFNSHRLPSSSVGISPRSRWRSLVVWGLPVMLWSGGMEAGLAQGGAVNLASPAQSSTLVDAPVDAPVDAPVGAPVGAPIDLLAQTPPLPSPEINRGLPSLRSFDLSDPSFSLNGPSSSSLQGQLPDTYLLGAGDRVYIDIFDVPEYSKEYTVLSDGSIVLPQGGGVAVAGLTLKQAEQTIAQQLRLIVRRPLVTLSLTEARPLQLTVAGEVKRPGVYTSENPVVSLTQILEGAGGVTAGADIRQVSIQRRLPKGQGGTQTLQADLWQLLNAGDTSQNLMLQDGDVVMIPATETVDLQAARRLASATFASQSDEPIAIAVLGQVQRPGSHLLDGEIQTVSAAIDQAGGITQSANVRQIEVRRTTNQGQTQIIPIDFWKLLQEGDLAQDLPLQTGDAVVVPQGAMGGSDYSTLAISTVAPDKIPVNLVGEVKAPGTLQVPPNTPLIQTILAAGGFSDSASKGSVQLVRLNPDGTVTQRTIAVDLSRGLDGEDNPLVQPNDTIIVSRSGLGNFQNALRGILSPITGVFSIFRLLGL
- a CDS encoding IS1634 family transposase; translated protein: MNLKEQEIDVKDIDHLGIIAGIMDEMDLVGLIDQLIPPHSLEKISVGIAVKAMVLNCMGFLTSPFYLFSQFFEGKAVEHLLGEGIKAEHLNESRLGRTLDEIFKYGVSQLFVQIVMVAVKVFGVEITSGHADTTSLSVEGEYKDGVLQEAEEEEGEKGEKG
- the lepB gene encoding signal peptidase I yields the protein MEPLEHTPQDDPQISPQPSSPGDPCQGDRPQAEAVEPQNSKPTVASSSFWQAQQENLVMLGVALALALVIRLFVAEPRYIPSASMVPTLAIDDRLVVEKVSYHFHDPKPGDIVVFQPPSQLQRQGYSKDQAFIKRVIATPGDVVAVHDGQVFVNDQPQAEPYILDPPRYDWGPYVVPGQAVLVFGDNRNDSNDSHVWGFLPQKNIIGRAWIRFWPRDRWGLVS